A stretch of Haemophilus influenzae DNA encodes these proteins:
- a CDS encoding type II toxin-antitoxin system VapC family toxin: MIYMLDTNIIIYLMKNRPKIIAERVSQLLPNDRLVMSFITYAELIKGAFGSQNYEQSIRAIELLTERVNVLYPNEQICLHYGKWANTLKKQGRPIGNNDLWIACHALSLNAVLITHNVKEFQRITDLQWQDWTK; the protein is encoded by the coding sequence ATGATTTATATGTTAGACACCAATATCATTATTTATTTAATGAAAAATCGCCCCAAAATTATTGCCGAACGAGTATCACAATTATTGCCTAATGATCGCTTAGTTATGAGCTTTATTACTTATGCTGAACTTATTAAAGGCGCCTTTGGTAGTCAAAATTATGAGCAATCAATACGAGCAATAGAATTACTTACTGAACGAGTGAATGTACTATATCCCAATGAACAAATCTGTTTACATTATGGCAAATGGGCAAATACACTCAAAAAACAAGGGCGACCTATCGGAAATAATGATCTATGGATCGCTTGTCACGCATTGAGTTTAAATGCCGTTCTTATTACACATAATGTAAAAGAATTTCAGCGAATTACAGATCTTCAGTGGCAAGATTGGACAAAATAG
- a CDS encoding antitoxin, protein MLTKVFQSGNSQAVRIPMDFRFDVDTVEIFRKENGDVVLRPVSKKTDDFLALFEGFDETFIQALEARDDLPPQERENL, encoded by the coding sequence ATGCTTACTAAAGTGTTTCAAAGTGGTAACAGCCAAGCTGTTCGGATCCCGATGGACTTTCGTTTTGACGTCGATACCGTAGAAATTTTCCGAAAGGAAAATGGGGATGTGGTATTACGCCCAGTTTCTAAAAAAACAGATGATTTTCTTGCGTTATTTGAAGGATTTGATGAGACCTTTATTCAAGCACTTGAAGCGCGTGATGATTTACCGCCTCAGGAGCGAGAAAATTTATGA
- the cmoA gene encoding carboxy-S-adenosyl-L-methionine synthase CmoA: MVKDTLFSTPIAKLGDFIFDENVAEVFPDMIQRSVPGYSNIITAIGMLAERFVTADSNVYDLGCSRGAATLSARRNIHQPNVKIIGIDNSQPMVERCRQHIAAYHSEVPVEILCDDIRHVEIKNASMVILNFTLQFLPPEDRVALLTKIYEGLNPNGVLVLSEKFRFEDTKIDHLLIDLHHQFKRANGYSELEVSQKRTALENVMRTDSIETHKVRLKNVGFSQVELWFQCFNFGSMIAVK; encoded by the coding sequence ATGGTAAAAGATACTCTATTTTCTACCCCCATTGCTAAATTGGGGGATTTCATCTTTGACGAGAACGTTGCTGAAGTCTTTCCAGATATGATTCAACGTTCCGTGCCTGGCTATTCCAACATTATTACGGCAATCGGTATGCTGGCAGAACGTTTCGTCACGGCTGATAGTAACGTTTATGATCTAGGTTGCTCACGAGGAGCTGCCACACTTTCTGCACGTCGAAATATTCATCAACCCAACGTAAAAATTATTGGTATCGATAATTCTCAACCGATGGTTGAACGTTGTCGCCAACATATTGCGGCATATCATAGTGAGGTACCTGTAGAAATTCTCTGTGACGATATTCGCCACGTTGAAATTAAAAATGCCTCAATGGTCATTCTCAACTTCACCTTGCAATTTTTACCGCCTGAAGATCGCGTGGCATTGCTCACGAAGATTTATGAAGGATTAAATCCAAATGGCGTATTAGTACTTTCTGAAAAATTCCGTTTTGAAGATACTAAAATTGATCATTTACTCATTGACTTGCACCACCAATTCAAGCGAGCCAATGGTTATAGCGAATTAGAAGTGAGCCAAAAACGCACCGCACTTGAAAATGTGATGCGTACAGATTCTATTGAGACACACAAAGTGCGGTTAAAAAACGTAGGATTTTCACAAGTAGAACTTTGGTTCCAATGCTTTAATTTTGGCTCGATGATTGCGGTTAAATAA
- a CDS encoding isoprenylcysteine carboxyl methyltransferase family protein, whose product MLFINITFACILAIRFYSLSISIRHEKALIAKGAIQYGKRNSTLLSIAHVAFYFAAIIEANKQNLSFNSTSQIGLAILIFAIAMLFYVIYELKEIWTVKIYILPEHQINRSFLFKYVRHPNYFLNIIPELIGLSLFCQAKYTALVGLPIYLLILAVRIKQEESAMSHLFPKS is encoded by the coding sequence ATGTTATTTATCAATATTACTTTTGCCTGTATTTTAGCGATCCGTTTTTACAGTCTGTCTATTTCAATTCGTCATGAAAAAGCACTCATTGCAAAGGGTGCAATACAGTATGGTAAACGCAATTCCACACTGTTGTCCATTGCCCATGTTGCATTTTATTTTGCGGCGATCATTGAGGCTAATAAGCAAAACCTGTCATTTAATAGCACTTCACAAATAGGGTTGGCGATTTTAATTTTTGCTATTGCAATGCTATTTTATGTGATTTATGAGCTAAAAGAGATTTGGACAGTAAAAATTTATATTTTACCAGAACATCAAATTAATCGCTCTTTCTTGTTTAAATACGTACGTCACCCAAATTATTTCTTAAACATTATTCCCGAATTAATTGGTTTATCGCTTTTCTGTCAGGCTAAATATACCGCATTGGTTGGACTACCTATTTATTTGCTTATCTTAGCCGTGCGTATTAAACAAGAAGAGAGTGCCATGTCGCATTTATTTCCTAAATCATAA
- the aspS gene encoding aspartate--tRNA ligase yields the protein MMRTHYCGALNRNNIGQDVTLSGWVHRRRDLGGLIFIDMRDRDGIVQVCFDPKYQDALTAAAGLRNEFCIQIKGEVIARPENQINKNMATGEVEVLAKELRIYNASDVLPLDFNQNNTEEQRLKYRYLDLRRPEMAQRLKTRAKITSFVRRFMDDNGFLDIETPMLTKATPEGARDYLVPSRVHKGKFYALPQSPQLFKQLLMMSGFDRYYQIVKCFRDEDLRADRQPEFTQIDVETSFLTAPEVREIMERMVHDLWLDTIGVDLGKFPVMTWQEAMRRFGSDKPDLRNPLEMVDVADIVKDVEFKVFNEPANNPNGRVAVIRVPNGAEITRKQIDEYTQFVGIYGAKGLAWAKVNDINAGLEGVQSPIAKFLNEEVWKALAERVNAQTGDILFFGADKWQTTTDAMGALRLKLGCDLGLTRLDEWQPLWVIDFPMFERDEEGNLAAMHHPFTSPKDFSPEQLEADPTSAVANAYDMVINGYEVGGGSVRIFDPKMQQTVFRILGIDEEQQREKFGFLLDALKFGTPPHAGLAFGLDRLTMLLTGTENIRDVIAFPKTTAAACLMTEAPSFVNPQALEELAISVVKAE from the coding sequence ATGATGCGTACACATTATTGCGGAGCATTAAACCGTAACAATATCGGACAAGACGTAACATTAAGCGGTTGGGTTCATCGCCGTCGTGATTTAGGTGGCTTGATTTTTATTGATATGCGCGATCGTGATGGCATTGTGCAAGTTTGTTTTGATCCTAAATATCAAGATGCATTGACAGCGGCTGCTGGGTTACGTAATGAATTCTGTATTCAAATTAAAGGTGAAGTGATTGCGCGTCCTGAAAACCAAATCAATAAAAATATGGCTACGGGCGAAGTGGAAGTGTTAGCGAAAGAATTACGCATCTACAATGCTTCTGATGTTTTACCATTAGACTTCAACCAAAATAACACCGAAGAACAACGTTTAAAATACCGTTATTTAGATTTACGTCGTCCTGAAATGGCGCAGCGTTTGAAAACCCGTGCAAAAATCACCAGCTTTGTGCGTCGCTTTATGGATGATAATGGTTTCCTTGATATTGAAACTCCAATGCTTACCAAAGCAACGCCAGAAGGCGCGCGCGACTATTTAGTGCCAAGCCGTGTGCATAAAGGCAAATTCTATGCATTGCCGCAATCACCACAGCTTTTCAAACAGCTTTTAATGATGTCTGGTTTTGACCGCTATTATCAAATCGTAAAATGTTTCCGTGATGAAGATTTGCGAGCAGACCGTCAGCCTGAGTTTACTCAAATCGATGTGGAAACTTCTTTCCTAACTGCGCCAGAAGTCCGCGAAATTATGGAACGTATGGTGCACGACTTATGGCTTGATACCATTGGTGTAGATTTAGGTAAGTTCCCAGTGATGACTTGGCAAGAAGCAATGCGTCGTTTTGGTTCGGATAAGCCAGATTTGCGTAATCCATTAGAAATGGTAGATGTAGCAGATATTGTCAAAGATGTTGAATTTAAAGTATTTAATGAGCCAGCAAACAATCCAAATGGCCGTGTTGCAGTCATTCGAGTACCAAATGGTGCAGAAATTACTCGTAAACAAATTGATGAATATACACAATTTGTAGGCATCTACGGTGCAAAAGGTTTGGCTTGGGCAAAAGTAAACGATATTAATGCTGGTCTTGAAGGCGTGCAAAGTCCGATTGCGAAATTCTTAAATGAAGAGGTATGGAAAGCGTTAGCAGAACGTGTGAATGCACAAACTGGCGATATTTTATTCTTCGGTGCAGACAAATGGCAAACGACCACTGATGCAATGGGTGCGTTACGTTTGAAATTAGGTTGTGATCTTGGCTTAACTCGTTTAGACGAATGGCAACCGCTTTGGGTCATTGATTTCCCAATGTTTGAACGTGATGAAGAAGGTAATCTTGCAGCAATGCACCATCCATTCACTTCACCAAAAGATTTCAGCCCAGAGCAATTAGAGGCTGATCCAACAAGTGCGGTAGCCAATGCTTACGATATGGTCATCAACGGCTACGAAGTGGGTGGTGGTTCTGTGCGTATTTTTGATCCGAAAATGCAACAAACTGTGTTCCGTATTCTTGGTATTGACGAAGAACAACAACGCGAGAAATTCGGTTTCTTATTAGATGCATTAAAATTCGGTACTCCACCGCATGCTGGTTTAGCATTCGGTTTAGACCGTTTAACCATGCTTTTAACTGGAACAGAAAACATTCGTGATGTAATTGCCTTCCCGAAAACCACGGCAGCAGCGTGCTTAATGACGGAAGCCCCGAGTTTTGTAAATCCGCAAGCATTGGAAGAGTTGGCAATTTCTGTCGTTAAAGCAGAATAA
- the nudB gene encoding dihydroneopterin triphosphate diphosphatase, translated as MRSDLTAFLMMQYKNNQSVLVVIYAKNTNRVLMLQRQDDPDFWQSVTGTIESGETPKKTAIRELWEEVRLEISENSTALFDCNESIEFEIFPHFRYKYAPNITHCKEHLFLCEAEKEFIPVLSEHLAYQWVSPEQAIQMTKSSNNAEAIRKYILKDK; from the coding sequence GTGCGGTCAGATTTGACCGCATTTTTAATGATGCAATACAAAAATAATCAATCTGTTCTTGTTGTAATTTACGCTAAAAATACAAACCGAGTTTTAATGCTCCAACGCCAAGATGATCCTGATTTTTGGCAGTCTGTTACTGGCACCATTGAAAGTGGTGAGACACCAAAAAAAACAGCAATTCGTGAGCTATGGGAAGAAGTGCGGTTAGAAATTTCGGAAAATTCCACCGCGCTTTTTGATTGCAATGAGAGCATAGAATTTGAAATTTTTCCACATTTCCGCTATAAATACGCACCGAATATTACTCACTGCAAAGAACATTTGTTTTTGTGTGAGGCGGAAAAAGAATTTATTCCAGTATTGAGTGAGCATTTGGCATATCAATGGGTTTCCCCTGAACAAGCAATCCAAATGACAAAATCTTCCAATAATGCGGAAGCAATTAGAAAATATATTCTTAAAGATAAATAG
- a CDS encoding YebC/PmpR family DNA-binding transcriptional regulator, which yields MAGHSKWANIKHRKAAQDAQRGKIFTKLIRELVTAAKIGGGDVSANPRLRAAVDKALSNNMTRDTINRAIDRGVGGGDDTNMETKIYEGYGPGGTAVMVECLSDNANRTISQVRPSFTKCGGNLGTEGSVGYLFSKKGLILIAEADEDALTEAAIEAGADDIQPQDDGSFEIYTAWEDLGSVRDGIEAAGFKVQEAEVTMIPSTTVDLDIETAPKLLRLIDMLEDCDDVQNVYHNGEICDEVASQL from the coding sequence ATGGCAGGTCATAGTAAGTGGGCTAATATTAAACACCGCAAAGCAGCACAAGATGCACAACGCGGTAAAATTTTTACTAAATTAATTCGTGAACTTGTTACCGCAGCTAAAATTGGTGGTGGCGATGTGAGTGCTAACCCGCGTTTACGTGCAGCAGTAGATAAAGCACTTAGCAACAATATGACGCGCGATACTATCAACCGTGCTATTGATCGTGGCGTAGGTGGTGGCGATGATACCAATATGGAAACCAAAATCTATGAAGGTTATGGCCCAGGCGGTACAGCGGTTATGGTGGAATGTTTAAGTGATAATGCAAACCGTACGATCTCACAAGTACGCCCAAGTTTTACTAAATGTGGTGGTAACTTGGGAACAGAAGGTTCTGTGGGTTATTTATTTAGCAAAAAAGGTTTAATCTTAATCGCAGAAGCGGATGAAGATGCCTTAACTGAAGCGGCAATCGAAGCGGGTGCTGATGATATTCAACCACAAGATGATGGTTCATTTGAAATCTATACTGCTTGGGAAGATTTAGGTTCAGTGCGCGATGGCATTGAAGCAGCTGGTTTTAAAGTACAAGAAGCTGAAGTAACGATGATTCCATCAACAACCGTCGATCTTGATATTGAAACTGCACCAAAATTACTTCGTTTAATTGATATGTTGGAAGATTGTGATGACGTACAAAACGTATATCACAACGGAGAAATCTGTGACGAAGTGGCATCTCAACTTTAA
- the ruvC gene encoding crossover junction endodeoxyribonuclease RuvC, with protein sequence MSIILGIDPGSRVTGYGVIRQTGRHLEYLGSGAIRTQVEDLPTRLKRIYAGVTEIITQFQPNMFAIEQVFMAKNADSALKLGQARGTAIVAAVNNDLPVFEYAARLVKQTVVGIGSADKVQVQEMVTRILKLSDKPQADAADALAIAITHAHSIQHSLHIANSVKMTETQEKMTALLKTRYSRGRFRLKI encoded by the coding sequence ATGAGCATTATTTTAGGTATTGACCCCGGCTCTCGCGTAACGGGTTACGGTGTGATTCGCCAAACAGGGAGACATTTAGAATATCTCGGTAGTGGCGCAATTCGTACTCAAGTTGAAGATTTACCCACCCGTTTGAAACGCATTTATGCTGGAGTAACTGAAATCATCACGCAATTTCAACCTAATATGTTTGCGATTGAGCAAGTGTTTATGGCGAAGAATGCGGATTCAGCATTGAAACTTGGGCAGGCTCGCGGCACGGCGATTGTTGCAGCGGTAAATAATGATTTACCTGTTTTTGAATATGCCGCACGTTTAGTAAAACAAACGGTTGTGGGCATTGGTTCTGCTGATAAAGTACAAGTGCAAGAAATGGTGACTCGTATTTTGAAGTTATCAGATAAACCTCAAGCCGATGCCGCGGATGCGTTGGCTATTGCGATTACACACGCTCATTCTATTCAACATTCTTTACATATTGCCAATTCTGTGAAAATGACAGAAACGCAAGAAAAAATGACCGCACTTTTAAAGACCAGATATAGCCGAGGACGCTTTAGATTAAAAATTTAA
- the ruvA gene encoding Holliday junction branch migration protein RuvA, with product MIGRLQGILLEKQPPEILLNVQGVGYELLLPMTSFYDLPEIGQETTLFTHLVVREDAHLLFGFAQKTDRTLFRELIKTNGVGPKLALAILSAMSVEQFAYAIEREELSKLTKIPGVGKKTAERLLVELKGKFKGVKQSDFFVESTHIPLSPSIESHSESSSDEAISALIALGYKPAEAEKMVKCVAKPELTSEQVIREALKAAL from the coding sequence ATGATCGGTCGCTTACAAGGCATTCTTTTAGAAAAACAACCTCCAGAAATTTTACTCAATGTGCAAGGCGTAGGCTATGAATTGCTTTTGCCTATGACGAGTTTCTATGATTTACCAGAAATTGGACAAGAAACAACTTTATTCACCCATCTTGTTGTTCGTGAAGATGCTCACTTACTCTTTGGATTTGCCCAGAAAACAGACCGCACTTTATTTCGTGAATTAATTAAAACAAATGGGGTTGGGCCTAAATTAGCCTTAGCGATTTTATCCGCCATGTCGGTCGAACAATTTGCCTATGCAATAGAGAGAGAAGAACTTTCTAAACTCACTAAAATTCCAGGTGTTGGCAAAAAAACAGCTGAACGTTTGTTAGTTGAACTCAAAGGTAAATTTAAAGGCGTAAAACAAAGCGATTTCTTTGTAGAAAGTACGCATATTCCATTATCCCCATCTATTGAATCCCACTCGGAAAGTTCATCTGATGAAGCAATTTCAGCCTTGATTGCTTTAGGTTATAAACCTGCAGAAGCAGAAAAAATGGTAAAATGCGTTGCTAAACCTGAATTAACCAGTGAACAAGTTATTCGTGAAGCATTAAAAGCCGCATTGTAG
- the ruvB gene encoding Holliday junction branch migration DNA helicase RuvB: MIEADRIISGQAKLDEDVIDRAIRPKLLADYVGQPQVREQMDIFIKAAKLRQDALDHLLIFGPPGLGKTTLANIVANEMGVNIRTTSGPVLEKAGDLAAMLTNLEPHDVLFIDEIHRLSPAIEEVLYPAMEDYQLDIMIGEGPAARSIKLDLPPFTLVGATTRAGSLTSPLRDRFGIVQRLEFYSVEDLTSIVARSADCLNLELEQQAAFEVARRSRGTPRIANRLLRRVRDYADVRNGGIISINVAKQALSMLDVDDAGFDYLDRKLLSAVIERFDGGPVGLDNLAAAIGEERDTIEDVLEPYLIQQGFLQRTPRGRIATSQTYRHFGLQKLSD, from the coding sequence ATGATTGAAGCAGATAGAATTATTAGCGGGCAAGCTAAGCTTGATGAAGATGTTATCGACCGTGCTATTCGTCCTAAACTATTAGCAGATTATGTTGGGCAGCCGCAAGTACGCGAGCAGATGGATATTTTCATCAAGGCAGCCAAACTACGTCAAGATGCCTTAGATCATTTATTGATTTTTGGCCCTCCTGGCTTGGGAAAAACAACGCTTGCTAATATTGTGGCAAATGAAATGGGCGTGAATATTCGTACGACGTCAGGGCCTGTATTAGAAAAAGCGGGCGATTTGGCTGCAATGCTTACTAATCTTGAACCGCATGATGTGTTATTTATTGATGAAATCCATCGACTTTCCCCTGCTATTGAAGAAGTCCTTTATCCAGCAATGGAAGACTATCAGTTGGATATTATGATTGGCGAAGGACCCGCTGCTCGTTCCATTAAATTAGATTTGCCCCCTTTTACTTTGGTTGGTGCGACCACTAGAGCGGGTTCTTTGACTTCTCCATTGCGTGATCGTTTTGGTATTGTGCAACGTTTGGAATTCTATTCTGTAGAAGATTTAACATCTATCGTTGCAAGAAGTGCGGACTGTTTAAATCTTGAATTAGAACAACAAGCCGCTTTTGAGGTGGCTCGTCGTTCACGAGGCACGCCTCGAATTGCAAACCGTTTATTACGACGTGTGCGTGATTATGCAGATGTACGTAATGGCGGTATTATTTCTATAAATGTGGCAAAACAAGCGCTTTCAATGCTAGATGTAGACGATGCTGGATTTGATTATTTAGATAGAAAGTTGTTGTCTGCAGTTATTGAGCGTTTTGATGGTGGCCCTGTGGGGCTAGATAATCTTGCTGCTGCAATTGGCGAAGAACGTGATACCATTGAAGATGTTTTAGAGCCTTATTTGATTCAACAGGGGTTTCTACAAAGAACGCCGCGTGGCCGTATTGCAACATCGCAAACTTATCGTCATTTTGGTTTGCAGAAATTATCAGACTAG
- a CDS encoding DUF5339 domain-containing protein, giving the protein MKKITLFFTALLCLFSTSVLAEPNSIPKQCEQLFKETENLIAQAEKQPGTHIQVNKIKSKLNQSKQQILQMELATQLKSCEVGLAKLSNLKSYSE; this is encoded by the coding sequence ATGAAAAAAATCACGCTTTTTTTTACCGCACTTTTATGCTTATTTTCAACTTCTGTTTTAGCCGAACCTAATTCAATACCTAAACAATGTGAACAACTATTTAAAGAAACAGAGAATTTGATTGCCCAAGCAGAAAAACAACCTGGAACCCACATTCAAGTAAATAAAATCAAAAGTAAACTAAACCAAAGCAAACAACAAATTCTTCAAATGGAATTAGCGACTCAGTTAAAAAGTTGTGAAGTGGGTTTAGCAAAATTAAGTAACTTGAAAAGTTATAGTGAGTAA
- the xerD gene encoding site-specific tyrosine recombinase XerD: protein MKNLALIDLFLNEYWIEKGLSENTVQSYRLDLTALCDWLDKNDLSLETLDAVDLQGFLGERLEKGYKATSTARMLSAMRKLFQYLYREKYRVDDPSAVLSSPKLPSRLPKYLTEQQVSDLLNTPDVKVPLELRDKAMLELLYATGLRVTELVSLTIENMSVQQGVVRVIGKGNKERIVPMGEEAAYWVRQFMLYGRPVLLNGQSSDVVFPSQRAQQMTRQTFWHRVKHYAILADIDADALSPHVLRHAFATHLVNHGADLRVVQMLLGHTDLSTTQIYTHVAKERLKRLHERFHPRG, encoded by the coding sequence ATGAAAAATCTTGCGCTCATTGATTTGTTTCTTAACGAATATTGGATTGAAAAAGGGCTTTCAGAAAATACTGTTCAATCTTATCGTTTGGATTTAACCGCACTTTGTGATTGGTTGGATAAAAACGACTTGTCTTTGGAAACTTTAGATGCTGTTGATTTGCAAGGTTTTCTAGGAGAGCGTTTGGAGAAAGGTTACAAAGCCACGAGCACCGCACGAATGTTAAGTGCAATGCGTAAACTTTTCCAATATTTATATCGGGAAAAATATCGAGTGGATGATCCAAGTGCGGTGCTAAGTTCGCCTAAATTACCCAGTCGCTTGCCAAAATATTTAACCGAGCAACAAGTGTCAGATTTGCTCAATACGCCAGATGTTAAAGTCCCTTTGGAATTGCGTGATAAAGCAATGTTAGAGTTGCTTTATGCGACGGGGCTTCGTGTAACAGAGTTAGTTTCGCTTACGATTGAAAACATGAGCGTGCAACAAGGCGTGGTGCGAGTGATTGGTAAAGGGAACAAGGAACGTATTGTGCCAATGGGGGAAGAAGCTGCTTATTGGGTTCGTCAATTTATGCTTTATGGTCGTCCTGTGCTATTAAATGGGCAGAGTTCTGATGTTGTGTTTCCAAGTCAGCGCGCACAGCAAATGACTCGTCAAACTTTCTGGCATCGTGTAAAACATTATGCCATTCTCGCGGATATTGATGCTGATGCACTTTCCCCTCACGTTCTTCGCCATGCTTTTGCCACCCATTTAGTAAATCACGGTGCGGATTTACGCGTGGTGCAAATGTTGTTGGGTCATACAGATTTATCTACAACACAGATTTATACTCACGTGGCAAAAGAAAGATTGAAACGATTGCATGAAAGATTTCATCCTAGAGGATAA
- a CDS encoding 3-phenylpropionate MFS transporter, protein MQVRPFYWLALSFLGYYCAYGVFLPFFPAWLKSQQYGEEMIGLVIGSAYIFRFAGGLFFSSLIKKANHIIISLRLLALASAIIMAAMSLVAHNFWLLFIAIGLYASVNSAGMPIGDSLASTWQRQIGLDYGKVRLIGSAAFILGVVVFGGMIGWVGEQNIVWILTALLSFYTIIQLLKPTIPPKDEIPEGGVQNDVGFIALLKNPMTLRVMVAVGLIQGSHAAYYVYSTIYWTSIGISVSQTSLLWGIGVLAEIVLFFFSRRLFQNISISVLLYISALACIGRWAVIGYIDDFWLIFLLQLIHSLTYAVCHYAIVRYITTQPQSHIAKLQGLYNGLSNGVLIAIFTAIAGMIYPTSPAMTFVFMSIIAAAAFFVIPRKLNAFLIVQHK, encoded by the coding sequence ATGCAAGTTCGTCCTTTTTATTGGCTCGCACTGAGCTTTCTAGGTTACTACTGCGCTTATGGCGTATTTTTGCCTTTCTTTCCCGCATGGTTAAAATCACAACAATATGGGGAGGAAATGATTGGTTTGGTTATCGGCAGTGCTTATATTTTCCGATTTGCGGGCGGATTATTTTTTTCATCGCTGATTAAAAAAGCCAATCATATTATTATTTCCTTACGCCTATTGGCGTTAGCATCGGCAATTATTATGGCGGCTATGAGTTTAGTTGCGCATAATTTTTGGTTGTTGTTTATTGCTATCGGTTTGTATGCTTCTGTGAATTCAGCAGGAATGCCGATTGGGGATTCGTTGGCATCCACTTGGCAACGCCAAATCGGCTTGGATTACGGCAAAGTCCGTTTGATTGGTTCTGCTGCTTTTATTCTTGGTGTAGTAGTATTTGGTGGCATGATTGGCTGGGTTGGCGAGCAAAATATCGTGTGGATTTTAACCGCACTTTTATCTTTCTATACCATCATTCAGCTTTTAAAACCGACCATTCCCCCAAAAGATGAAATACCTGAAGGTGGCGTTCAAAATGATGTTGGTTTTATTGCTTTACTGAAAAATCCGATGACATTACGAGTCATGGTTGCAGTAGGGCTGATTCAAGGCTCTCATGCGGCTTATTATGTTTACAGCACGATTTATTGGACAAGTATTGGGATCTCCGTTTCTCAAACTAGCTTACTTTGGGGCATTGGCGTATTAGCGGAAATTGTATTATTTTTCTTCTCTCGTCGTTTATTTCAAAATATTTCTATCAGCGTACTGCTTTATATTTCTGCGCTTGCGTGCATCGGACGCTGGGCTGTAATAGGATATATTGACGATTTCTGGTTGATATTCTTATTGCAACTTATACACAGTTTAACCTATGCCGTTTGCCATTATGCGATTGTTCGCTATATCACCACGCAACCGCAAAGCCATATTGCGAAGTTACAAGGTTTGTATAATGGTTTATCCAATGGTGTGCTCATTGCTATTTTCACTGCGATTGCTGGCATGATTTATCCAACGTCGCCAGCGATGACATTTGTATTTATGAGTATCATTGCAGCTGCAGCATTTTTTGTGATTCCACGCAAGTTAAATGCCTTTTTGATTGTTCAGCATAAATAG
- the proC gene encoding pyrroline-5-carboxylate reductase, translating into MQHKLIAFIGGGNMAQAIILGLLKQGYPAEQIIVNDPNEEKRAFFANLGMATSENNVESVIKAEVVLLAVKPQMMAEVCSPLSAVDFSDKLLISIAAGISTECLNALIPSVKSIVRVMPNTPALVGEGMAGLFAPKNTSENYRTFSQDLLGAVGRTVWVDDETQMHAVTAASGSSPAYFFLMLEAMQQALIKMNIDEKTARELVQQSMLGTAKMVIENPQIALSTLRENVTSKGGTTAAALAVFDAQHFNQTIEQAMQACLSRSQEMETLF; encoded by the coding sequence ATGCAACACAAATTGATTGCCTTTATTGGTGGCGGCAATATGGCACAAGCTATTATTCTTGGATTATTGAAACAAGGTTATCCTGCCGAGCAAATTATTGTGAATGATCCAAATGAAGAAAAAAGAGCATTTTTTGCCAATCTTGGCATGGCAACTTCAGAAAATAATGTGGAAAGCGTAATTAAAGCGGAAGTTGTGTTGCTTGCGGTAAAACCTCAAATGATGGCTGAAGTTTGTTCGCCACTAAGTGCGGTGGATTTTTCCGACAAATTATTAATTTCCATTGCTGCGGGCATTTCAACTGAATGCTTGAACGCATTAATTCCAAGCGTAAAATCGATAGTGCGCGTCATGCCAAATACGCCAGCATTAGTGGGCGAAGGCATGGCGGGGTTGTTTGCACCGAAAAATACGAGTGAAAATTACCGCACTTTTTCACAAGATTTATTGGGAGCAGTGGGAAGAACGGTTTGGGTGGATGATGAAACTCAAATGCACGCAGTCACTGCCGCGTCAGGAAGTAGTCCAGCCTATTTCTTTTTAATGCTGGAAGCGATGCAACAAGCCTTAATCAAAATGAATATAGATGAAAAAACTGCGCGTGAATTAGTGCAGCAATCTATGCTTGGTACAGCCAAAATGGTGATAGAAAATCCGCAAATTGCACTTTCAACTTTGCGTGAAAATGTTACCTCGAAAGGTGGCACCACTGCGGCAGCGTTAGCAGTATTTGACGCACAACATTTTAATCAAACAATAGAGCAAGCTATGCAGGCTTGTTTGTCTCGTTCACAAGAAATGGAAACTTTATTCTGA